From the Synergistaceae bacterium DZ-S4 genome, one window contains:
- a CDS encoding OFA family MFS transporter, producing MPQTEKTFPRWIPLLGGLLGSTTCGLLLYAFSVFIRPLQAQFGWSVPDVAMAYALICLIFGLMTFPAGRLSDKYGSRNVVLVGGVIMAFGFFMVSTITPPDPALIAAGGEAAKAAGKKPLYLLYLYYGVIAGFGGGCVYLPPIATAPKWWPDRRALATGFTVVGLGLGSFIMAPMATGMINHFGSALPVFKYVGIAMGIMVVMAALCLKEPPKGYRPAGWTPPMPSSSGGTIQCCRDYTYEETKKTPQFWLLWVAYFCGSFAGLMVIGLIAKHGIDAMTLVYKAKEGLDAATVIPEDIAKGIAMSASLAPSTLAVFNAAVRIMVGPLADRMGTKKIFTVLFALQTVAMLMLFPAGKTAALLAACAGLIGWNYGAMFTLFPATLLQYYGPTNQGSNYGLLFTAWGIAGFCGPYFGGKLQAMTGSFFVPFIVSAAVLAISVVILGILKPPAKLV from the coding sequence ATGCCTCAGACAGAAAAAACATTTCCACGATGGATCCCGCTGCTGGGAGGACTTCTCGGCAGTACCACCTGCGGATTGCTTCTTTATGCCTTCAGCGTATTCATCCGTCCCCTCCAGGCACAATTCGGATGGAGCGTACCCGACGTTGCGATGGCCTACGCTCTTATATGCCTGATATTTGGCCTGATGACCTTTCCTGCCGGACGCCTCAGCGACAAATACGGATCGAGGAACGTCGTCCTTGTGGGGGGAGTTATTATGGCTTTCGGCTTTTTCATGGTCTCTACGATAACTCCTCCGGATCCTGCTCTGATAGCCGCAGGCGGTGAGGCGGCAAAAGCTGCAGGCAAGAAGCCGCTCTACCTCCTCTACCTTTACTACGGGGTCATCGCGGGCTTCGGAGGCGGATGCGTCTACCTTCCTCCCATTGCCACGGCTCCAAAGTGGTGGCCTGACAGGAGGGCGCTTGCAACAGGTTTCACTGTCGTGGGACTGGGCCTGGGTTCTTTTATAATGGCTCCGATGGCTACGGGTATGATAAACCATTTTGGAAGCGCGCTGCCCGTATTCAAATATGTTGGAATAGCGATGGGAATAATGGTAGTGATGGCAGCCCTATGTCTCAAAGAACCCCCGAAAGGCTACAGGCCGGCGGGCTGGACTCCTCCCATGCCCTCTTCTTCCGGAGGAACGATCCAGTGCTGCAGGGACTACACCTATGAAGAGACAAAAAAGACACCGCAGTTCTGGCTTCTCTGGGTAGCTTACTTCTGCGGATCATTTGCCGGCCTCATGGTCATCGGCCTGATCGCCAAGCACGGCATAGATGCCATGACCCTTGTTTACAAGGCAAAAGAGGGCCTTGACGCGGCAACCGTCATACCCGAAGATATCGCAAAAGGCATAGCGATGTCTGCCTCGCTGGCTCCCAGTACTCTTGCTGTTTTCAACGCTGCAGTCCGTATTATGGTAGGCCCGCTCGCCGACAGGATGGGGACCAAGAAGATATTCACCGTTCTCTTTGCGCTCCAGACAGTTGCGATGCTTATGCTTTTCCCGGCGGGCAAAACAGCGGCTCTACTTGCCGCATGTGCAGGCCTGATCGGCTGGAACTACGGCGCGATGTTCACGCTCTTCCCGGCGACTTTGCTCCAGTACTACGGTCCGACTAACCAGGGCTCCAATTACGGACTGCTCTTTACCGCATGGGGCATCGCCGGCTTCTGTGGTCCCTACTTCGGCGGCAAACTCCAGGCCATGACCGGTTCATTCTTTGTACCATTCATCGTCTCTGCAGCGGTCCTGGCAATATCAGTGGTTATTCTGGGTATACTCAAGCCCCCCGCTAAGCTGGTGTAA
- the pfp gene encoding diphosphate--fructose-6-phosphate 1-phosphotransferase, with protein MTEITQKTLAIVCGGGPAPGINSVISSAVIEAKKSGWDVYGVYDGFSGLAKGEKNVVPLTIEMVSRIHSDGGSVIRTSRYNPTKKEEDLRRVVDALIELSVTHLITIGGDDTAYTASCVADYAMNKRGLTISFVHIPKTIDNDLPLPEGIPTFGFETARSLGTQLVSNLMEDAKTTGRWFIAVAMGRTAGHLALGIGKSAGATVTVIPEEFLGKEHIPMSLIVDILTGAIIKRLASERKYGVAVVAEGLLERIREEDLEALSCIEHDDHGHVRYAEISFSSVLKREVQANLATLGIKMDITNKEIGYEVRCAPPNAFDIEYTRNLGFAAIEFLKEGGTNAMVSIQNNMIVPIPFDDIKDPETGKTLVRRVNTKSIQYRIARQYMIRLEKKDFEPGLEFVQLAVAAHMSPEEFRDKFEYVTRY; from the coding sequence ATGACCGAGATCACACAGAAAACGCTTGCTATAGTATGCGGGGGCGGACCAGCTCCGGGGATAAACAGCGTTATAAGTTCCGCAGTCATCGAAGCAAAAAAATCAGGCTGGGATGTTTATGGAGTCTATGACGGTTTCTCGGGTCTTGCAAAGGGAGAGAAAAATGTCGTACCGCTCACGATAGAAATGGTCAGCCGTATACACTCGGACGGCGGCAGCGTGATACGCACCTCAAGGTACAACCCGACCAAAAAAGAGGAAGACCTCCGCAGGGTGGTCGATGCGCTGATAGAGCTCAGTGTCACTCATCTTATAACTATAGGCGGTGACGATACGGCCTACACGGCTTCATGTGTTGCGGATTACGCAATGAACAAGCGGGGGCTTACCATAAGCTTTGTCCACATACCGAAAACAATAGACAATGACCTGCCGCTGCCTGAAGGTATCCCGACATTTGGCTTTGAGACAGCAAGGTCGCTGGGCACACAGCTAGTATCCAACCTCATGGAAGATGCCAAGACGACCGGACGCTGGTTCATAGCAGTAGCAATGGGCAGAACGGCCGGACATCTTGCGCTTGGCATCGGCAAGAGCGCCGGCGCAACAGTCACTGTCATACCGGAAGAGTTCTTGGGCAAGGAGCATATCCCCATGTCGCTGATAGTTGATATCCTTACAGGGGCGATCATAAAAAGGCTTGCCTCAGAAAGGAAATACGGAGTTGCAGTAGTTGCGGAGGGATTGCTTGAGAGGATAAGGGAAGAAGATCTTGAGGCTCTCAGCTGCATAGAGCATGATGACCACGGACATGTCCGCTATGCAGAGATCAGCTTTTCAAGCGTGCTCAAGCGGGAAGTCCAGGCAAACCTTGCAACGCTGGGAATAAAGATGGACATAACCAACAAGGAGATAGGGTACGAAGTACGCTGCGCCCCGCCGAATGCCTTCGACATCGAGTACACCAGAAACCTTGGATTTGCGGCGATAGAGTTCCTCAAGGAGGGCGGCACAAATGCCATGGTTTCAATACAGAATAACATGATAGTCCCGATACCTTTCGACGACATAAAAGACCCGGAAACGGGCAAGACCCTTGTTAGAAGGGTCAACACGAAATCCATCCAGTACAGGATAGCAAGACAGTACATGATAAGGCTCGAGAAGAAGGATTTTGAGCCCGGGCTTGAGTTTGTACAGCTTGCGGTCGCAGCGCATATGTCCCCCGAGGAATTCCGGGATAAGTTCGAGTATGTGACCAGATACTGA
- a CDS encoding Y-family DNA polymerase, translating into MKTSDLIHERSIALADCNNFFVSCERRVDNDLDSRPVVVLSSNDGCVISRSNEVKKMGVKMGDPYFKIRNMLAFNGVAIRSTNMSLYQEISAEIMSRIKLYTDAVEIYSIDESFFNMGISNVKDPLSYCRMIKKDIWDKCRIPVSIGIAPTKTLSKLATEYAKKNDETGGVFWMDRARYMDMGFMSQFECADIWGIGRKISTKLDKSGIKTAADFIKKDEMWVKKTFGIMSLYTSWELKSHQAYALDTGGRPPKSIMVSRSFGNPITTYEEMLDPLLCFTVSAAKQLRKARQTTGKMSVFISTSRFDPEKFYANGRETTFIRPVSLDADLMSSAEKMLKEIFIPGYKYKKCGVILSNFSDISAGRQAALFEEENGGDEKKLRVASAVDSINREFKQGIIKPAALFEAPEHEKKWAPRSEFKSGGESKKDSPLPDGLRFQNHSEDFAS; encoded by the coding sequence ATGAAAACTTCTGATCTTATACATGAAAGATCTATAGCCCTTGCTGACTGCAACAACTTCTTTGTTTCATGCGAACGCCGGGTCGACAATGACCTCGACAGCCGGCCGGTCGTAGTTCTTTCTTCCAATGACGGCTGTGTGATCTCCCGTTCCAACGAAGTCAAAAAAATGGGAGTAAAAATGGGGGATCCCTATTTCAAGATAAGGAACATGCTTGCTTTCAACGGCGTTGCCATCAGGTCCACAAACATGTCTTTATACCAGGAGATATCTGCCGAAATTATGTCCCGGATCAAACTCTATACAGATGCAGTCGAAATATACTCTATAGATGAATCCTTTTTCAACATGGGGATATCAAACGTAAAAGACCCTTTATCCTACTGCCGTATGATAAAGAAAGACATATGGGACAAATGCCGTATTCCCGTATCCATAGGCATAGCGCCTACAAAGACCCTTTCCAAGCTGGCAACTGAATATGCCAAAAAAAACGATGAGACGGGGGGAGTCTTCTGGATGGACAGGGCGAGATATATGGATATGGGTTTCATGTCACAATTTGAATGTGCCGACATATGGGGCATAGGGCGTAAGATAAGCACAAAATTGGATAAGTCGGGAATAAAAACAGCTGCGGATTTTATCAAAAAAGATGAGATGTGGGTTAAAAAGACTTTTGGCATAATGAGTCTCTACACGTCATGGGAACTCAAGAGCCATCAGGCATATGCACTGGATACCGGCGGCAGGCCTCCAAAGTCTATAATGGTCTCCCGTTCGTTCGGAAATCCCATAACTACATACGAAGAGATGCTGGATCCACTTCTCTGTTTTACGGTCTCAGCGGCGAAACAGCTGCGCAAGGCCAGGCAGACGACGGGGAAAATGTCTGTTTTCATATCGACAAGCAGGTTTGATCCGGAAAAATTTTATGCCAACGGCCGCGAGACAACTTTTATAAGGCCCGTATCCCTCGACGCAGACCTCATGAGCAGCGCTGAAAAGATGTTGAAGGAGATCTTCATCCCGGGATACAAATATAAAAAGTGCGGTGTCATACTTTCTAATTTTTCAGATATTTCCGCAGGAAGGCAGGCAGCTCTCTTCGAAGAAGAAAACGGGGGAGATGAAAAGAAACTCAGGGTAGCCTCGGCCGTGGACTCCATCAACAGGGAATTCAAACAGGGCATAATAAAACCTGCTGCCCTCTTCGAAGCGCCGGAACATGAAAAAAAGTGGGCCCCCAGATCAGAGTTCAAGTCGGGGGGAGAAAGCAAAAAAGATTCTCCGCTGCCAGATGGCCTCCGTTTCCAGAACCATTCCGAAGACTTTGCTTCCTGA
- a CDS encoding cysteine hydrolase family protein, which translates to MGSTRLEFLIVDPQNDFCDPKGALYVPGAREDSVRLADTIKRLRDKVSHISVTLDTHRLIDIAHPIFWMDPEGRHPNPFTLITKEDLKKGLWHTTVPGHMERAVSYVEELEKNDRYVLCIWPPHCLIGSWGHNIAKPVYEALLEWEERFSFVDYTLKGLNMWTEHYSALKADVEDPEDPSTKLNEKLIKRLHETDILAISGQALSHCVANSVRDLADNSNGEDIKKLVLLTDTTSSVKGFEKLGEDFVLEMTGRGMQVCTSDEFGRSF; encoded by the coding sequence ATGGGCAGCACAAGGCTTGAGTTTCTTATCGTTGACCCGCAGAACGATTTCTGCGATCCAAAAGGCGCCCTCTACGTGCCCGGAGCGCGTGAGGACTCCGTCAGGCTTGCTGATACAATAAAGAGACTCAGGGATAAGGTCAGCCATATAAGCGTTACTCTGGACACACATCGTCTTATAGACATCGCCCACCCCATCTTCTGGATGGACCCTGAAGGCAGACATCCAAATCCTTTTACTCTGATCACAAAGGAAGACCTCAAAAAGGGACTTTGGCACACAACAGTGCCGGGGCACATGGAGAGGGCTGTAAGCTACGTGGAAGAGCTGGAAAAAAACGATCGCTACGTGCTCTGCATCTGGCCTCCCCACTGCCTTATAGGATCATGGGGACACAACATTGCAAAGCCTGTCTATGAAGCCTTGCTTGAGTGGGAAGAGCGCTTTTCTTTTGTCGACTACACCTTGAAAGGACTTAATATGTGGACCGAACATTATTCGGCACTCAAAGCCGATGTCGAGGATCCGGAAGATCCGTCCACCAAGCTCAATGAAAAACTTATAAAGCGGCTTCATGAAACAGACATCCTGGCCATATCGGGACAGGCTCTTTCGCACTGTGTCGCAAACAGCGTCAGGGATCTGGCAGACAACTCGAACGGGGAAGACATCAAAAAACTGGTGCTGCTGACAGACACTACAAGCTCGGTAAAAGGATTTGAAAAATTAGGCGAAGATTTCGTTCTTGAGATGACCGGGCGCGGAATGCAGGTCTGCACATCAGATGAATTTGGGAGGAGCTTCTAA
- a CDS encoding hemolysin III family protein, producing the protein MGKFFREPASGLSHLAGALLSVAGLILLLYAAITNRDVWQIVSFSIFGASMILLYSASAAYHLVNASEKAIRILQKIDHSMIFVLIAGTYTPICLTLLRGRLGYWLLALIWSCAAAGIVMKMFFFDIPRLLYTGVYLIMGWIAVFVIVPLYRAGGPLPLIWLLAGGLFYTAGGIIYAIKKPNILPGWLGFHELFHIFVILGSTAHYVMILRFC; encoded by the coding sequence ATGGGGAAATTTTTTCGTGAGCCGGCAAGCGGGCTCAGCCATCTTGCAGGAGCACTGCTGTCGGTAGCAGGGCTGATCTTACTGCTCTATGCGGCCATAACTAACAGGGACGTCTGGCAGATAGTCTCCTTTTCGATATTCGGGGCAAGCATGATACTCCTGTATTCTGCAAGCGCTGCATATCACCTTGTCAATGCCTCCGAAAAAGCAATACGTATACTTCAGAAGATCGACCACAGCATGATATTCGTCCTCATAGCAGGGACATACACCCCGATATGCCTGACCCTGCTGAGGGGGCGGCTGGGCTACTGGCTTCTAGCCCTTATATGGTCCTGTGCCGCAGCCGGAATAGTTATGAAGATGTTCTTCTTTGATATACCAAGACTGCTTTACACCGGGGTATACCTGATAATGGGATGGATCGCGGTCTTTGTCATAGTACCCCTTTACAGGGCAGGCGGACCTCTTCCTCTGATATGGCTGCTCGCAGGGGGACTTTTCTACACAGCGGGAGGTATCATATATGCCATCAAAAAACCGAACATACTTCCGGGCTGGCTTGGCTTTCACGAACTCTTCCATATTTTTGTAATACTCGGAAGTACCGCTCACTATGTGATGATCCTACGGTTCTGCTGA
- a CDS encoding aspartate 1-decarboxylase, translated as MIITMLKAKIHRATVTESNLHYVGSITIDRDLMEASGILEYEKVSVVDIDNGSRFDTYAIEGDCGNGVICVNGAAARLVQPGDKVIILAYCQVDSKEADFHSPKIVFVGSGNKILEIKSSEEHGEIR; from the coding sequence ATGATAATCACTATGCTTAAAGCAAAGATACACAGGGCAACAGTAACAGAATCAAACCTCCATTACGTTGGCAGCATAACGATAGACAGGGATCTTATGGAGGCGTCGGGCATACTTGAATATGAAAAGGTCAGCGTAGTCGACATAGATAACGGCAGCAGGTTTGATACATATGCAATTGAGGGGGACTGCGGAAACGGCGTGATATGCGTGAACGGTGCGGCTGCCCGCCTGGTACAGCCCGGTGATAAGGTGATAATACTTGCTTACTGCCAGGTCGATTCCAAAGAGGCAGATTTCCATTCTCCCAAAATAGTATTTGTAGGGAGCGGCAATAAGATCCTGGAGATCAAAAGTTCCGAAGAACATGGAGAGATAAGATAA
- the panC gene encoding pantoate--beta-alanine ligase codes for MIISGSVQEVRELIGNWKKRGFSVGLVPTMGYLHPGHMSLIERARKENDMVVVSIFVNPIQFGPNEDLDKYPRDMAHDREVCEKAGAELIFAPQPSEMYPSDNFAFVDIKELGDGLCGAKRPGHFRGVCTVVSKLFNIVLPNRAYFGEKDAQQLAIIRRMVRDLNFGTEIVSCPIVREPDGLAMSSRNLYLSPEERKAALSISRSLGEAKELMRKGEKDAVKIRDIITAGISAEPLAKIDYAEIVDSSDLRPVQRIEKPVLAAVAVYIGKTRLIDNFTFEGAAK; via the coding sequence ATGATAATATCAGGCAGTGTTCAGGAAGTCAGAGAGTTAATAGGGAACTGGAAAAAAAGAGGTTTCTCCGTCGGTCTGGTACCGACCATGGGATATCTGCACCCCGGACATATGAGCCTTATAGAGAGGGCCAGAAAAGAAAATGACATGGTCGTGGTCAGTATCTTTGTAAACCCGATCCAATTCGGTCCCAACGAGGATCTGGATAAATATCCGCGTGACATGGCGCATGACAGGGAAGTCTGTGAAAAAGCCGGTGCAGAACTCATCTTCGCGCCGCAGCCATCGGAGATGTACCCATCTGACAACTTTGCCTTCGTAGACATAAAAGAACTCGGCGACGGACTGTGCGGAGCAAAAAGGCCGGGCCATTTTCGCGGTGTATGCACGGTAGTCTCAAAGCTTTTCAACATCGTCCTGCCCAACAGAGCATATTTCGGAGAGAAGGATGCCCAGCAGCTAGCGATAATAAGGAGAATGGTCAGGGATCTCAACTTCGGGACAGAGATCGTTTCATGTCCCATAGTGCGCGAACCTGACGGACTCGCGATGAGTTCGAGAAACCTCTACCTTTCGCCTGAGGAAAGAAAAGCCGCACTCTCCATATCCCGAAGCCTCGGTGAAGCAAAGGAGCTTATGAGAAAAGGAGAAAAAGATGCTGTGAAGATAAGGGATATCATAACTGCAGGAATATCTGCAGAGCCTCTCGCAAAGATAGATTATGCAGAAATAGTGGACTCATCTGACCTAAGGCCTGTCCAAAGGATAGAGAAGCCTGTGCTTGCGGCAGTTGCTGTTTATATTGGCAAAACGAGACTGATAGACAACTTTACCTTCGAAGGGGCAGCAAAATGA
- the panB gene encoding 3-methyl-2-oxobutanoate hydroxymethyltransferase has translation MKKTTATFLEAKSKGRKLVVITAYDYSMSRLADACDVDAILVGDSLGMVCLGYRDTLRVTMEDMIHHTKAVSRGRDEALLISDMPFMSYQVSVEQAVRNAGRLVQEGYAEAVKLEGGADVIDRVKAIVKAQIPVMGHIGLTPQSVNIFGGFKVQGRQLEAAKKLIDDAKRLEDAGAFSITLECVPAALAQKITEAVSIPTIGIGAGASCDGQVLVFHDMLGMFPDMRPKFVKVFSDAGASMQEGIRKYAEAVRNGAFPTAEHSFTIDPEIIEKL, from the coding sequence ATGAAAAAAACAACAGCCACATTTCTTGAAGCAAAGTCAAAGGGGAGAAAGCTAGTTGTAATAACTGCTTACGACTATTCTATGTCCAGGCTTGCAGATGCATGCGATGTAGACGCAATACTGGTCGGAGACTCACTTGGGATGGTCTGTCTCGGATACAGGGACACTCTGAGGGTGACCATGGAGGATATGATCCACCATACGAAAGCTGTTTCAAGGGGAAGGGACGAGGCTCTCCTGATCTCCGACATGCCATTCATGTCTTATCAGGTATCTGTAGAACAAGCCGTCAGGAATGCAGGCAGACTCGTCCAGGAGGGGTATGCCGAAGCTGTAAAACTTGAAGGCGGAGCAGATGTAATAGACCGGGTAAAGGCAATAGTTAAGGCACAGATCCCTGTAATGGGACACATAGGACTTACCCCGCAGTCAGTAAATATTTTCGGCGGTTTTAAAGTCCAGGGCCGTCAGCTGGAGGCAGCGAAAAAACTGATCGATGATGCGAAACGCCTGGAAGATGCTGGAGCATTTTCCATCACGCTTGAATGCGTTCCTGCAGCTCTCGCCCAAAAAATAACCGAGGCAGTGTCTATACCTACGATAGGCATAGGAGCCGGGGCTTCATGCGATGGCCAGGTGCTGGTATTTCACGACATGCTCGGCATGTTCCCGGATATGAGGCCTAAATTCGTAAAAGTATTCTCCGACGCAGGGGCGTCTATGCAAGAGGGGATAAGAAAATACGCTGAAGCTGTAAGGAACGGAGCATTCCCGACAGCGGAGCACTCCTTCACGATAGATCCGGAAATAATTGAAAAACTATAG
- a CDS encoding DUF2520 domain-containing protein encodes MDKEKKMRIGFIGAGKAGVSLGAYFRSKGIEISGYMSRSMNSAISAAEITSSNAFTVLSDLAASSDMIIVSTPDGVIGKIWEDLRKYDIRGRIICHLSGVLSSEVFEGIEAKGSYGCSVHPMFAFSGRDGDFEDVEKACFTIEGSKDKLDEVRDLFRCMGNKTFVIDKNQKHLYHASNVMVSNLVTALLSIGTEAFGRCGVSGEEALEAMLPLIKRNIENIAEKGLPGSLTGPAERNDTDTIMKHLDILEEEERLIYSLLTKRLAELSRVKHPGRDNSELLELLKK; translated from the coding sequence TTGGATAAAGAAAAGAAAATGCGTATTGGGTTCATTGGAGCAGGAAAAGCCGGTGTTTCCCTCGGAGCGTATTTTCGCAGCAAGGGGATCGAAATTTCTGGTTACATGAGCCGCAGTATGAATTCAGCTATTTCAGCTGCTGAAATAACATCATCCAATGCCTTTACTGTTCTGTCTGACCTTGCTGCCTCCTCCGACATGATAATTGTTTCGACTCCTGACGGAGTTATCGGGAAAATCTGGGAAGATCTGCGAAAATACGATATCAGGGGCAGGATCATATGCCATCTCAGCGGGGTGCTCTCCTCTGAAGTCTTTGAAGGTATAGAGGCAAAAGGCTCTTATGGCTGCTCTGTCCATCCGATGTTTGCCTTCAGCGGAAGAGACGGCGATTTCGAAGATGTGGAGAAAGCATGCTTTACCATAGAAGGATCAAAAGATAAGCTGGATGAAGTCAGGGATCTCTTCCGTTGCATGGGCAACAAAACCTTTGTCATAGACAAAAACCAAAAACACCTCTATCATGCTTCGAACGTAATGGTCTCAAACTTGGTCACAGCGCTTCTGAGCATTGGCACGGAAGCCTTTGGAAGATGCGGAGTTTCAGGGGAAGAAGCTCTGGAGGCAATGTTGCCCCTTATCAAAAGAAACATCGAAAACATAGCTGAAAAGGGTTTGCCGGGCTCGCTTACAGGACCTGCAGAGCGTAATGACACAGATACGATCATGAAACATCTGGATATTCTGGAAGAAGAGGAGAGGCTGATTTACAGTCTGCTCACCAAAAGACTGGCGGAACTCTCGAGGGTAAAGCATCCCGGAAGGGATAACTCTGAATTGCTGGAACTTCTTAAAAAATAA
- a CDS encoding YeeE/YedE family protein has translation MDLFIGLVTGALFGAALYLADAASPVKMRQMLRLEDYTIFKIILFAIGLSNVLLFAFNMLGILNLSHLSVKTMHLGVIIGGLIFGVGFGMVGSCPGTSFAAIGTNVYKQALMIAIGGIVGALIFSLMYGSFEATGIFKAFNFGKLTLFKISDKYPSVTEIGYAGLLVMGVLFMAIAWFIPDKRRA, from the coding sequence ATGGATCTTTTTATCGGTCTTGTAACAGGAGCTTTATTTGGAGCCGCACTGTATCTGGCTGATGCCGCAAGTCCTGTCAAAATGCGCCAGATGCTGAGACTCGAAGACTATACGATTTTTAAGATCATACTCTTTGCAATAGGACTTTCCAATGTGCTGCTTTTCGCTTTCAACATGTTGGGGATACTCAACCTATCACACCTAAGCGTCAAGACGATGCATCTTGGAGTGATCATCGGTGGTCTTATCTTTGGAGTAGGATTCGGAATGGTGGGCTCATGCCCTGGAACATCCTTTGCTGCCATAGGTACCAATGTCTATAAACAGGCGCTTATGATCGCGATTGGAGGCATAGTCGGAGCGCTGATATTCTCCCTTATGTACGGAAGCTTCGAGGCGACCGGAATATTCAAAGCCTTCAACTTCGGAAAATTGACACTCTTTAAGATCTCCGACAAATATCCTTCTGTGACTGAAATAGGATATGCCGGACTCCTTGTAATGGGTGTATTATTTATGGCGATAGCATGGTTCATTCCTGATAAGCGCAGAGCATAA
- a CDS encoding YeeE/YedE family protein, whose translation MEMNENSHAWLFKAVFLGFVFAISVLVIKPVGVSTQFSMIGGMIHSVIDPSVITEDSSRKSGYRSTNPYYDKSEGTLAKEIKEPLNFPMVFLLAIPLGGFIAWSMDPNKRKKMSQDALRAPGPKSAFEKYYIRELLGGFIFVFGARLADGCTSGHMMSGIMQGSISGFVFGACAFAVAIPVAKALKKLG comes from the coding sequence ATGGAGATGAATGAAAATTCCCACGCTTGGCTGTTCAAAGCGGTATTTCTGGGGTTTGTCTTCGCGATTTCGGTCCTCGTTATCAAGCCGGTCGGAGTTTCGACCCAGTTTTCGATGATAGGTGGAATGATCCACAGCGTGATCGATCCCTCGGTAATTACAGAAGACAGTTCACGCAAGAGCGGCTACCGCAGTACTAATCCATATTATGACAAAAGTGAAGGGACTCTTGCAAAAGAGATAAAAGAACCGCTCAACTTCCCGATGGTATTTCTGCTTGCTATCCCACTTGGAGGATTCATCGCCTGGAGCATGGATCCCAATAAGAGGAAAAAGATGTCGCAGGATGCTCTCAGAGCGCCAGGACCAAAGTCTGCCTTTGAGAAATATTACATCCGTGAGTTGTTGGGTGGCTTTATCTTCGTCTTCGGTGCCAGACTTGCGGACGGCTGTACGAGCGGCCACATGATGAGCGGTATCATGCAGGGAAGCATAAGCGGTTTTGTATTCGGGGCGTGTGCCTTTGCTGTGGCGATCCCCGTAGCCAAAGCGTTGAAAAAACTGGGATAG
- a CDS encoding ion transporter → MFTRKRTFEIIQVGSDNDHESRMFDYALVAFIILNLFIALFSTFEESVKYQKIMFITEFMTVIFFTVEFALRLWTADFLYPEKGSRPAAALKFFFSPMGIVDFLAFFPFYLPNFMPFGVVAFRIFRVIRIFKLFRITRYQDSLNVITDVLIKRKNQLLSSVFLVLILMISASILMYGIEHKAQPDVFRNAFSGFWWATSTLLTVGYGDIYPVTPLGRVVGIILTFLGVGMVAVPTGILSAGFIEQISEIEDPEKKTAGEYCSRCGHKLRQE, encoded by the coding sequence ATGTTTACGAGGAAAAGGACCTTCGAGATAATCCAGGTCGGAAGTGATAACGACCATGAAAGCAGGATGTTTGATTATGCACTGGTCGCGTTTATTATACTGAATCTATTTATCGCTCTCTTTTCAACATTTGAAGAATCGGTTAAATATCAAAAAATAATGTTTATAACAGAATTTATGACAGTGATATTCTTTACAGTGGAATTCGCTCTGAGGCTTTGGACTGCAGACTTTTTATACCCTGAAAAGGGCAGCCGCCCGGCCGCTGCACTCAAATTTTTCTTTTCTCCGATGGGCATTGTCGACTTCCTGGCTTTCTTCCCTTTCTATCTGCCCAATTTTATGCCCTTCGGTGTGGTAGCTTTTCGGATATTCAGGGTCATTAGGATATTCAAGCTCTTTAGAATTACCAGATACCAGGATTCCCTCAATGTAATAACTGATGTGCTTATCAAGAGGAAAAATCAGCTTCTTTCTTCTGTCTTTCTGGTCCTTATTCTTATGATCTCCGCATCAATACTCATGTACGGGATAGAACATAAAGCACAGCCGGATGTATTCAGGAACGCATTTTCAGGCTTCTGGTGGGCAACGTCGACCCTTCTTACCGTCGGGTATGGTGACATCTATCCTGTCACCCCTCTGGGAAGGGTGGTGGGCATCATACTGACCTTCCTGGGGGTCGGAATGGTAGCTGTACCTACTGGCATACTTTCCGCCGGATTCATCGAACAGATCAGCGAAATAGAGGATCCGGAAAAGAAGACCGCCGGTGAATATTGCTCGAGATGCGGACATAAGCTTCGGCAAGAGTAA